TCTATCTCGCCGATCTGGCCAGCGGCGCGCTACGACCGCTCAACGCCGGGGCAGCCGAAGCCGCGATGGACAGCGAATGGTTGCCCGATGGCGGGCTGGCCGCCGTGATCCACCGCGGGACGCAAAGCGTGCTGCGGATTTACGACGCCAGTGGCGCGGTCAGAAACGAACCCAATCCGGGCGAACTCATCCTCAATCGCGTGGCGGCGGCGGGCAAGACCATCGCGGTCAGCGCCGACAGCCCCGGGCACCCCCCCGAACTGTTCGTATTGCAGGATGGCCGCTTTGTCCGCTGGACCCGGCACAATCCCTGGTTATCGGGCATCGATCTGGGCAAGCAGAGCACGATCACCTTTAGTGCGCGGGATGGGCAGGCGATCGAAGGCGTGCTGATCGAACCGGTGGGCGGCGTGCCGCGCGGCGGCGCCCCCACGATCTTCGACGTGCACGGCGGGCCGGAAGCGCACGAATCCAACGGCTGGGTCACCAATTACGGCGGCCCCGGGCAAGTTGCGGCGGGCAAGGGCTATGCCGTGTTCCTGCCGAACTATCGCGGCTCCACCGCCTATGGCACCGCCTTTTCCAAACAGCACCAGAACGATTACGCGGGCAAGGAATTCGACGATCTGGTCGATGCCAAGAAAGATCTGGTCACACGCGGCATCGCCGACCCCCGGCGCGTGGGCATGACCGGCGGTTCCTATGGCGGGTTCGCCACCGCCTGGGCGTCCACCGCGCTCAGCTCGGAATTTGCCGCGGGCGTGATGTTTGTCGGCATTTCCGATCTGATCAGCAAGTTCGGCACCACCGATATCCCGACCGAAATGCGGCTGGTGCACGAACTGAAATACCCCTGGGAAGAATGGCAGCACCTGCTGGAACGCAGCCCGATCTACCACGTGGACAAGGCCACCACCCCGTTGCTGATCCTGCACGGCGCGGCCGATCCGCGCGTCAGCCCCACGCAAAGCATGGAACTGTACCGCAACATCAAGGTGCGCAAGCCCACAACCCCGGTGCGGCTGGTGCTCTATCCCGGCGAAGGCCACGGCAACCGCCGGGCCAGCGCGCGCTATGACTATAACCTGCGGATGATGGAATGGTTCGACACCTACCTGAAAACCGCCAACCGCACCGCCCCCCTCCCCGCCCCCCGCCCGCGCCTGCCGGACGACGCGCTGGGGAAATAGTGCTGACGGGCGTGTTGCGGGGCTGCCAGGACATTGGTGTCAGGGCAGACGTCCGCTTTCAGGCACGGTGGACTGACCAGAGAACGACGGTATTGTTGGGGGAAGCGGGCATTGATCAATGAGAATACCGGCTAAGTAGCCTGCGAGCCATAGCTCACCTGCACATCTTTGTTTGACCGACTGCCCGCTTCGGCTCCGACTTCATCATATCGCCGACATCGATAGGCGGCGGAAGTGTGCCAACGTATCCTCGGGCACGCAAGAAGTCTTGCGCCCTGGAATTACCAGCTTCCGCTGCCCGTATAAGCCATTCGCGAGCCTTTTGTGGGTCTCGATCACGCCCATTTAGAAATGAGAAACCTAAATTAATCATGGCATTTGCGTGACCGAGTTCGGCGGCCTGCATCCATAAGCTCCTGGCTTCTAACTCGTCCATTGGCAGTTCGCCGGTCACCAGCATGAAAGCAATATTATTCATGGCACGAGGATTGCCGCGCGCAATTGCTTGGCAGAACCAAAACTTAGCCTGGTCCAGATCTTTGGCAACGCCTGTGGAATGTAGATATTTGTAGCCTATGGCATTCATGCCTTCGCTGCTACCTGCTTTGGCCGAGAGCCTGTACAGGCGGAGCGCCTCCATCTGATCGGCATCGACCCCATGACCACGTGCGTAGAGATATCCCAGGTTGACGAGACCTTCCGGATCGCCAGCTTCGGCTGCCTGACGAAGGTGCTGATAAGCAGTCTGAAAATCGCCCTTGTTGTAAGCGCTCATGCCTTTCAAAGTTGCATCGGACGGGGTCTGTACAATGTCGATAGGCGTTGCGCCTGTCTCCGATGTCCTCAGTGATTGGGTTTCCCGCGGCTCGCTACCATGACTCAGCGAAGTCGAATAAGCAGACAAAATTACCACAGAAATAACAACAAGCATTTTTTTCATGGGACAAATCTAGCACGCTAGGGTCTTGCCACGCAAAGCGTGGGAAAGGTTGGGGTTAGCTGCCGTCCGATACGAAACCTTGCTTTATCGGAATACCCTTCGCCCTAAGCTCGCCGATCACGCACATTGATTGCCCGTACGTGGCCGACTCGGGCTTGAACCACCTTACAGATCCGTCGATCCACTTGAGACTATCGTGAGGCAGGCCGCACTTATCTGCAATGGCCTCAAGCTCTGGGGTCCAGTCTTTGCCTTCAGCCAATGCGAGTCCTTCCATCAACATGAAGGCGAAAATAGGAAGGAGCCTGCGGATCATCCCGCGACAATACATTGGGCGTCGATGACCGCAACGTTGGCGTTGCCAGAATGCCTGTTCGGGCGCGAATGTTGGGAGACGTGACCCCGTAACGAAAAACGTTAGCCTTCTGCTTACCGCGAGTACTTCCTGTAGTAGAAGCGCCAGATCGCGGCGATGGGGAGGAAAGCAATAAAGGGAATGAGAACGGCTACGTAGTCATCTCGCACGCGCTCTAGGTAGTTGTACAACATGAAAAACGGCACCATTGACGCATAGCCGATCGCATCAACCATCACTCGTTTTAGGTTCACGCGTGCTCTCCATTGCCTGTCCGCTAGACAGTCATCTTGGACGAGTTTCGTCAACATTCTGTGAGTTTCAAACGGGCACGCCTGTGTCGGCTTTGTTGGCGTTGATGGAGCGCCTGCTTTGACGGAAAAGTTGGGGTTAGCGGACATAAGCCACATTCAGCTAGTCGCAATTGTATCCACTCGCGCCCGGCTTCGTGCACACTATATATCCCCCTTCCTTATTTGGACGCAGGCGGAAGCGAAACCTGATATCCTCTCTGAAAAAGGTATGGCCAAAGTACCGGACGGGAACGACTTTCCTTGGCAGCTCGCCTACTTCGACATGTGACACATGGAAATTGGCAGAAAACCAGCCATGACCAATCAAATCATCGGGATGGTATTCACCCGGTTCGCTCTCCAAATTTTCAAGTTTCCCAACCGCTACTACGTCCATGGGAGAGATGGGGTGGCCTGAAGGTGGCCCCCATTCGGCTATTCTGGCGCACCCGGTCAAAGCGGCAACGGCGGCTAGAGTAACGAGAGGGAAATACGTGGGTTGCATAGGGATGACTATACCTTCCTCGACACTTCCTGAGCAACGACCGCTTTGTTGGCGTACCCCGACAGTCCGGTTTGGCAGGAAAATTGGGGTTGGTTGTCGCCATCGCCTCTGGCGCAAGATGACCAAAAGTTAATGCTTGTCCTGTCTTGATCTTGCCGCCGGTTGCGCCCAGCTTGTCCATGCTTCCGCAAGGAGGCGTACCCGCAACTTCCTCTCCGAGGGACCAATGTCTGACAACGATCATAGACGAAGGACCATTCCGCCGAGAGCGTTGATGAACTGAGATTCGGCTCACCAGCACCGGCTCGGCGGAACGGTCGCAAGAGGTGAGCTATGAATGCAGCAGCCCGTTTCCTGGTCGGTCAATTCCGGCGCGCACAGCAGGTTCGCAACGTCAACACCCTGTTCGACGAACGTCAGACGTTCGGAGAGCGGCTGGCAGACCGCGTGGCGGCTATTGGCGGTTCGTGGACCTTTATCATCAGCTTCAGCGTGTTCCTGCTGGCTTGGGCCGGCCTGAACACCGTGGTTCTGACGCGTCATGCGTTCGACCCGTTCCCTTTCATTTTCCTCAACCTGATGCTTTCGATGCTCGCCGCACTCCAGGCCCCGATCATCATGATGAGCCAGAACAGGCAGGCAGCGAAGGACCGGCTGGAAGCACGGCTGGATTACGAAACCAATCTTCGCGTCGAGGCTGAAATCGCCTGTTTGCACGAAAAGATCGACCTTATGCTGGCAATGTCGGGGGATCAGCCCGCAACCATGGTGGACGGGCAGAGCCGATCCTCCTGAAAACCGCCTTCGGCGCCAACCGAAGGTGAAATCGCCCTTGCGTGTATCTGCCTGCTCGGCGTGTCCGGTCCGCCACGCTAGAACGTATAGCCGATCCCGATCGCGCCGAACCACTGGTTCGGACTGCCGCGCACGGAGGTGAGCGGGGTATCCTTGGCATCGCCCAGCATCCGCGAATAGCCGCCGCCGACCACAATCGCGAAGCCGCCGTTCAGCAGATTGCCATCGAGATCGATGCCGCCAATCGCGGTCAGCCCGGCCTTGGTGAAGCCCTTGCCAGCGGAAAACGGGGCAAGGCCGCTGACCGCGCTTTGCGCCGGGCTGATCGAATAGTAGTAATCCGCGAACTTGCGGTCGCCCCATTCCGCGCTGGCGGTGAGGGAAACAGCCGCACCCCGGCTGAGCGGCGTGAAATAGGTCAGCGCGGGCGAAACCACCATGCCCTTGTGCGCGCCCGCCACGTCCCAGCCGATATCGGTGCTGAAGGTGAGCGTGTCGTATTCATGGAACACCTGCGCCACCGTGATCCCCATGCTCGGCCCGATTTCGACCGCGCGATCGAGTTTGCCGAGCGAACGGACAACCTTGTCCTCGATCTTGCTGGCCCGGTTGGATCGCAGTTGCACCGCAGGGCCGAAATCGAAGCCCACGCCTTTCTTGGGGTCCGCCAGGAAATCCAGCGCCAGCCCGCCCCCGCGCGGACTGATGCCGATGCCGCCGAGGCTGCCCTGCACCACGGGGATCGGGAAGGCGACATAGTCGTCCGACCCGTCATAGGACGGGCCATAGCCCATCCCCACACCGACGCTCAGCCAGTCGCCGTCATAGACGCTGGTTTCGCTGCCGGAGGCGGAACTGCTGTCCGCCGCTTCCTGCGCGGCGGCGGGGCTGGTGAGCGCCGAGGCCGCGCAGAGCCCCGCGATAAACATAAGGTTTTGTTTCATGGCAGCTTTTTTAACGCACGGGCGCCAGAATAGTGCCCATGCGTGGCTTTGCCGCGAAAATGTGGCAGCCGTTTGACAGCGATCAGTGCGCCAGCAGCAGCGGCAGCGGCGTGCCGATCAACATATCCCGCGTCACCCCGCCCAGCAGGCTTTCCTGCCAGCGCGAATGGCCATAGGCCCCCATCACCAGACAGGCCGCCTTGCGATCCTGCGCGGCATCGCGCAGCGTTTCCGCAATCGATCGGCCACGGGTGCCCACTTCCACCACTTCGCTCGCCACGCCATGGCGCGACAGGAAGGTGGCGGCCTGCAGCGGCGGGAAATCGTAACGGTTCGATTCCTCGACAGCGACCAGTGTCACCGCGCTTGCCCGTTGCAACAGCGGCAGGGCGGCGCGCACGGCCTGGCACGATTCCGGCGAACCGTTCCACGCCACCACGGCCGGGCCGTCCACATCGAACCCGATCTGCCCTTCGGGCATGACCAGCACCGGCGCATGGGCATTGACCGCCACGTCCGCCGCCACCGGCGGTGTCCCCAGCCGCGCGGCCCAGTTGGCGGGCGGTGCGCTGACCACGATCAGATCCGACAGCCAGCTGTGGTTCGCCAGCAGGCGCGCGGGGGCACCGGCATGGCAATGCCAGTCCCAGCTGATCCCTTCCGTGCGCAGGCGTTCTTCCAGCCGCACGCGGGTCTCTTCTTCCGCCTGTTTCGCCCGTTCATAGGAATCGGCCATGAAGGCCGCCCCGCCGAAGGGATCGACCGGCATATAGGCATCGACCGGGGTGGCCGTCTGCACGCAGGTCAGGTGGCCCTGGAAGGCCTGCACGACATCGACCGCGGCCTGATACCGCGTCTCCACCTCGGGATCGAGGCCGATGTGGATGATAATCGATTTCATGCGCCTTCTCCTTCCATTAGGCTCACGCCAGAGCTTGCCATTCCCGGATCGAATCCAATGGCCAGAGCAGCATCAGCACATTGAGCGTCAGGTTGTCTCTGATCAGGATCAAAGTCAGCATTTCCAGCGCAATGGCCAGAACGACACTGACCCATATGGGCATCCGGCTGGCGAACAGGAAGCCCACGATCATCCAGCCGATATCGGACATCGAATTGACGATGCTGTCGCCAACATAGCCCCAGCTTACCGTCGCCTCGCGATAACGGTTGATGATGAAGGGCGTGTTCTCGAGGATTTCCCAGAAGCTTTCGAAGGCCACGGCGATCGGCAGGGCATGGCGCACCGGCCGCCCGCCCAGTACTTTCCAGCGCACCCACAGCAACCAGGCGAAGAAATAGAACAGCAGCCCGTGAATGAAATGGCTGGGGCTGTACCAGTCGGTGACATGCTGGCTGTTCTCCGCCGACTGGACCACGCCATGCCACAGCTTCACTGTGCCGCAGGTGCAGATCGGCGGCCGCCCCATCGCCAGCAGAATGGCCAGCACCACCAGCAGGACCACGACCGTGGCGATCAGCGCACGGCGATGCGGCAGGAGATTGTTCGTCACGTTCGGCAAGCTGCCCCCCTCTGTTGCGGCTGACAGCCTAGCGTAAAATCCGATTGTGTCCGCCCCTTTTCAGCCATAGCATCGATCCGATGAAAAGATCGTTCCGGCACAGGCTGTTCGTTCCCGTTGCGGCGGCATTGCTCCTTACCGGGTATGCGACCGGCCCGTTGCGTGCTGACGATGGGGCAAATGCCGCAGCCCCGGCCGATCCCTATGGCGCACTGTACGATGCGATACAGGGTGCAGCGAATCCGGAACAGTCGATCGACAATGCGATCGAGACGCTGAAGAAGGCCTTTGTCAGCCAATCGCCCGACATGGCGGCGGCAGAAGGCCTCTATCCCGGCCTGATGGACCGGATCGGCGGCGCGATGCGGCCCTACATGCTGCAACACAGCCTGAACACGACCGCACTGTATAAACCGCGTTACATCGCGCTTTTCAAAGCGGAACTGACCCCGGACGAAGCGGCGAGGCTGGCCACATTCTATCGCAAACCGGCAATGCAGAAACTGCTTACCACCATGGTGGAACACACCGATTACAACGCGATGCTCGGTGATATCGGAACTTATGACCAGCCGGCCCAGCTGTCGGAGGTGACGCGCGATGTCGAAGGCGCGACGAATCGTTCGATCGCCACCATGACCCGCAGCGAAATCGAAGAGATGAGCGCCCTCAACAAAAGCGACCCCAGGCTTTTGCAAAAGCTGGCGGCCCTGAAACCGAATATTCTCAAGCTCCGCACCGAACTGGAAAACGCACCGATGGACCCCAAGCTCGAGGCGGACTTTGCCGCAGCCATCGACAAGGCGATCGACGATCACTTCGCAGCGGGCGACGCGGCACAACCGACACCGTAAGCATACGTTGCACAAGGGCACGCATCGGCTAAACCTTTCCGGCAATGATCGCGCACGGCTTCCTTCCTGGCATGACACGCAAATTCCGGCCTGACACATGGCCCCGCCCGCGCAGGGCCGCCCGATGAATACAGCGTTGGGGAATACTGGGCCGGGGAATACTGGGCCGGGCAACACGGCGCCGGGCAACACGGCAAAACGCGCCTGCGTGGTCGGTGCGGGGTTTGGCGGGCTGGCGCTGGCGATCCGGTTGCAGGCTGCGGGCATCGCCACCACGCTGGTCGAAGCGCGCGACAAGCCGGGGGGGCATGCCTATTGCTGGCAGCAGGATGGCTTCACCTTCGATGCCGGGCCGACCATGATCACCGACCCGGCCAGTCTGGAAGCCTTGTGGGCGCTGACCGGCCATCACATGGCCGACGATGTCGAACTGCTGCCGGTATCGCCCTTCTATCGGCTGAACTGGCCCGACGGGACCAATTTCGACTATACCAACGATGAAGCCGCGCTGCAGCGCGAGATCGCGCGCATCGCCCCCGCCGACCTGCCCGGATACATCGAATTTCAGGACTATTGCACGCGGGTCTATCGCGAAGCCTATCAACGGGCCGCGCACAGCCCGTTCGTGGAGCCGGGCAGCATGTTGCAGGCGACGCCAGCCCTGATCCGGCTGCAGGCGTGGCGCTCGGTCTATTCCATGGTCAGCAGTTATGTCCGGTCGGACAAGCTGCGCCAGGCCCTCAGCTTTCAGACGCTGATGATCGGCGGCAATCCGATGACCGCCAGTGCGCTCAACACGCTGCTCCTCACACTGGAAAAAAGCGGCGGCCTGTGGTGGGCGCGCGGGGGCACGCAGCGCCTTGTCGCCGCCATGGCCCGGCAGTTCGAACGGCTGGGCGGCACCATGCGGCTGCATGATCCGGTGGTGCGGATCGCAACGCTGGGCAACCGGGTTACCGGCGTGCACACCCGCAGCGGATGGACCGCGCCGTTCGATGCCGTGGCCAGCAATGCCGATATCCTGCACAGCTATCACGATCTGCTGGGCGACACGTTGCGCGGGCAGGCCTATGCCCGCACGCTGGCGCGCAAACGGTTCGCCCCCAGCGCATTCGTGGTGCATTTCGGCATAGAAGGAAGCTGGCCGGGCATCCCCCATCACTCCATGCTGTTCGGCCCCCGTTACAAGGGGCTGCTGGACGATATCTTCGATCATGGCGTGCTGCCGCAGGATCTGATGATCTATCTCCACCATCCCACTGTCACCGATCCATCCATGGCCCCGCCGGGCAAGAGCACGTTTCAGGCGCGCATCCCCGTGGCGCACATGGGCAAGCTGACCGTCGACTGGGATGCGATCGGCCCCCTGCTGGAACAGCGCATCCTGGACGAGATCGGCCGTCGCCTGATCCCCGATATTCACGACCGCACCGTGATCCGGTTCCATTACAGCCCGCGCGATTTCGCGTACGATCTCCATGCGCATCTTGGCAGCACCGGCAGCCTTGAACCGGTGCTGGGGCAAAGCGGATGGCGGCGACCCCATAATCGCGACGACGCCATCGGCAATTTCTATCTCGTCGGGGCGGGCACCCATCCCGGTGCGGGCATACCCGGCGTGGTTGCCGGTGCCGGTGTGACCGCGGCGCTGATGCTGGAGGATTTGAGCGCATGAATAGCCCCATCCGCAAACTGGCCGTGTTCTGCGGCTCTGCCTCGCCCCCCGATCCGCGCTATTGCGACCTTGCCCGCAATGTCGGCGCGGAACTGGCCCGCGCCGGGATCGGCGTGGTCTATGGCGGCGGCAGGCTGGGCCTGATGGGGGCACTGGCCGATGGCGCACTGGAGGCCGGAGGCGAAGTGATCGGCGTGATCCCCGAAGCCATGGTCAGCCGCGAAGTCGCCAACCGCAACTGCACCGAACTGCGCGTGGTCGCCAATATGCACGCCCGCAAGGCGCAGTTCACCGAACTGTCCGACGGGTTCCTGACTCTGCCCGGCGGGGTCGGGACGATGGACGAACTGTGGGAAGCGATCAGTTGGGCCCAGCTTGGCTATCACACCAAACCGGTGGGGCTGCTCAACAGCTTCGGGTTTTATGACGGGCTGCTGGCGTTCACCCGGCACATGGTCGACACCGGCTTCATCCGCCCCGCCCATGCGCGCATCCTGATTGCCGAACACGAACTCGACATGCTGATCGAACGTATGGAAGCGTATGAGCCGCACCAGCCGATCTTCCAGATGAAGGCCTCCGATTTGTGAAAGCGGGCCCGGCGCAGAACCAAGCCGCCGGGCGCGATCAGCTCGTCAGCCATGCCGGGGCGGCCATCCGGCAGGGTTCGAAAAGCTTTGCCGCCGCCAGCCGCCTGTTCGACCGCACCACGCGCGAACGGGCCTGGCTGCTTTATGCCTGGTGCCGCCGTTGCGACGATCTGATCGACCAGCAGGATCACGGGCGCAAACGCACCGGGGCGATCGATCCGGCTGTCCCGGTGGCGACGATCCGCCAGCGTACCGCACAGGGCCTTGCAGGCGATGCAACGGGCGATCCGGCATTCGACGGGTTCGGGCTGGTCGCGCGCGAATGCGGCATCTCCTCCGCGATGGCCGAAGATGTGATCGGCGGCTTCGCGCTCGACAGCGCCGGATGGTGCCCGCGTACCGAAGCCGATCTGATGCGCTATTGCTTTCACGTGGCCGGATCGGTCGGGGTGATGATGGCGCTGGTCATGGGCGTATCGCCCGATGACGGGGAAACGCTGGATCGCGCCTGCGATCTCGGGCTGGCGTTCCAGCTGGCCAATATCGCGCGCGATCTGCTGGAAGACCACGCCATGCAGCGCTGCTATCTGCCGGCGGAATGGCTGGCGGAAGCCGACATCCCGCCGGGCGAAGCGATGAAGCCGCATTATCGCGCGCAGCTGCTGCCCGTGGTGGCGCGGCTTTGTACCTTGCAGGCAGATTATGAAGCGGCCTCACGCAGCGGCACCGCGCGCCTGCCGTTCCGCTGCCGCTGGGCCGTGCTGTCGGCCACCGGGATTTACGGCGCGATCGCGCGCGGGGTCGAACAGGCGGGCGCACAGGCATGGGATCGCCGGATCGCCACGACAGACGGAGAGAAAACCCGCCACGTGCTGCGCGCAGGCTGGCAGGCCCTGATCAACCGCCAGCCCGCGGCGTCCGCACCCGCCGCGTTGATCGGTCGCCACACGCTGATGGCCATGGCCCGCACACCGGCCTGACAGCCATCGCGCTGCATCACCATGCTGCGCGGTAAAATATTGATTAACCTAAATTTCTTTCGATCATTCGAACCAGTCCGCCACTGCCGCGCGCTGATCTTCGGTCATATGCAGGCCCAACTTGCTCCGCCGCCAGAGCACGTCCTGCCCGGACTGCGCCCATTCCTCGCGCCGGAGATAATCGAGTTCCGCCTCGCTCAACCCGGCGCCGAAATCGCGCCCCAGATCGGCCCGGCTGCGCGCATGGCCCAGCCACCGCCCCGCGCGCGTGCCATAGGCGCGGGCAATGCGCGTGGCCTGCACCGGATCGAGAAACGGATAGTCCGCCTGCAACCCGGCAATCACCGTGTCCACCGCCCCGGCCGGAAAATCGCCGCCGGGCAGCGCCGCGTCCGCCGTCCATGGCTTGCCCGAAAGCTGCGGCAGGCGTTCGGCCAGCCGGTTTACCGCCGCTTCCGACAGGTGGCGATAGGAGGTGATCTTGCCGCCATAGACGCCCAGCAGCGGCGCGCCCTTTTCCGGATCGGACAGCGGCAGGCGATAGCCCCGCGTGGCCGCTTCGGGCCGCCCCGACCGGTCATCCACCAATGCCCGCACCCCGGCATAGCGCCACACCACGTCATCGGGCGTGACCGGCTGGCGGAAATAGCGGCTGGCCGCCGTGCAGAGATAGGCGATCTCGTCCGCATCGGGGCTGACATCCACCAGCGATCCGGTGTGATCGCGATCGGTCGTACCGATCAGGGTAAACGCGCCCTCATAAGGGATGGCAAAGCAGATGCGCGTGTCGGGCAGCTGGAAAATATAGGCGTAAGGATGATCGAACAGCTTGCGGGTGACAATATGCGATCCGCGCACGCGCCGCACGGTATAGCGCGGCAACCCGCCCGCCAGCCGCGCGACATCGTCGGCCCCCGGTCCACCCGCATTGACCAGCGCCCGGCCATGGA
This genomic window from Caenibius tardaugens NBRC 16725 contains:
- a CDS encoding DUF2059 domain-containing protein is translated as MKRSFRHRLFVPVAAALLLTGYATGPLRADDGANAAAPADPYGALYDAIQGAANPEQSIDNAIETLKKAFVSQSPDMAAAEGLYPGLMDRIGGAMRPYMLQHSLNTTALYKPRYIALFKAELTPDEAARLATFYRKPAMQKLLTTMVEHTDYNAMLGDIGTYDQPAQLSEVTRDVEGATNRSIATMTRSEIEEMSALNKSDPRLLQKLAALKPNILKLRTELENAPMDPKLEADFAAAIDKAIDDHFAAGDAAQPTP
- a CDS encoding phytoene/squalene synthase family protein — its product is MKAGPAQNQAAGRDQLVSHAGAAIRQGSKSFAAASRLFDRTTRERAWLLYAWCRRCDDLIDQQDHGRKRTGAIDPAVPVATIRQRTAQGLAGDATGDPAFDGFGLVARECGISSAMAEDVIGGFALDSAGWCPRTEADLMRYCFHVAGSVGVMMALVMGVSPDDGETLDRACDLGLAFQLANIARDLLEDHAMQRCYLPAEWLAEADIPPGEAMKPHYRAQLLPVVARLCTLQADYEAASRSGTARLPFRCRWAVLSATGIYGAIARGVEQAGAQAWDRRIATTDGEKTRHVLRAGWQALINRQPAASAPAALIGRHTLMAMARTPA
- a CDS encoding glycerol-3-phosphate dehydrogenase gives rise to the protein MTNPYDLIVIGGGVNGAGIARDAAGRGGRVLLLEARDLANGTSSASTKLVHGGLRYLEYREFALVREALQERETLWRIAPHIVRPMRFVLPHAPGLRPRWMLRAGLWLYDHIGGRSAWPHARAIRLGQHPAGVPLDPALTHGFEYSDGWVDDARLVVLNAKDAAERGADIRTHTPVMAARREAGMWVVETPAGQFHGRALVNAGGPGADDVARLAGGLPRYTVRRVRGSHIVTRKLFDHPYAYIFQLPDTRICFAIPYEGAFTLIGTTDRDHTGSLVDVSPDADEIAYLCTAASRYFRQPVTPDDVVWRYAGVRALVDDRSGRPEAATRGYRLPLSDPEKGAPLLGVYGGKITSYRHLSEAAVNRLAERLPQLSGKPWTADAALPGGDFPAGAVDTVIAGLQADYPFLDPVQATRIARAYGTRAGRWLGHARSRADLGRDFGAGLSEAELDYLRREEWAQSGQDVLWRRSKLGLHMTEDQRAAVADWFE
- a CDS encoding S9 family peptidase; translation: MRSLSPCFAAALALAAPLALATPSLLLARPMTPDDVARLEQVGQIAVSPDGARVAFTTTRLPDVTRGEKNAPSRQQLQMAWGPEQTRDYLPADMDVSAMRFSPDGRLITFIWAAKDDKDSVWAIPVDGGGHHKLATIEDGHVLDYAWAPGGGTLYLLAGPAADKRRDSEVKAGFNAEVYEEEWRTNRLFAAAIGKQVDKKPREIALSGHVTRLQVAADGRTAILTSAPTPSVDDSYTRQQIAVFDLSTGKVLRTIATPGKIADPELSPDGRKVALLAAVDEHDPSPTTLYLADLASGALRPLNAGAAEAAMDSEWLPDGGLAAVIHRGTQSVLRIYDASGAVRNEPNPGELILNRVAAAGKTIAVSADSPGHPPELFVLQDGRFVRWTRHNPWLSGIDLGKQSTITFSARDGQAIEGVLIEPVGGVPRGGAPTIFDVHGGPEAHESNGWVTNYGGPGQVAAGKGYAVFLPNYRGSTAYGTAFSKQHQNDYAGKEFDDLVDAKKDLVTRGIADPRRVGMTGGSYGGFATAWASTALSSEFAAGVMFVGISDLISKFGTTDIPTEMRLVHELKYPWEEWQHLLERSPIYHVDKATTPLLILHGAADPRVSPTQSMELYRNIKVRKPTTPVRLVLYPGEGHGNRRASARYDYNLRMMEWFDTYLKTANRTAPLPAPRPRLPDDALGK
- a CDS encoding DUF1003 domain-containing protein; this translates as MNAAARFLVGQFRRAQQVRNVNTLFDERQTFGERLADRVAAIGGSWTFIISFSVFLLAWAGLNTVVLTRHAFDPFPFIFLNLMLSMLAALQAPIIMMSQNRQAAKDRLEARLDYETNLRVEAEIACLHEKIDLMLAMSGDQPATMVDGQSRSS
- a CDS encoding DUF2585 domain-containing protein, which gives rise to MTNNLLPHRRALIATVVVLLVVLAILLAMGRPPICTCGTVKLWHGVVQSAENSQHVTDWYSPSHFIHGLLFYFFAWLLWVRWKVLGGRPVRHALPIAVAFESFWEILENTPFIINRYREATVSWGYVGDSIVNSMSDIGWMIVGFLFASRMPIWVSVVLAIALEMLTLILIRDNLTLNVLMLLWPLDSIREWQALA
- a CDS encoding MipA/OmpV family protein, which encodes MKQNLMFIAGLCAASALTSPAAAQEAADSSSASGSETSVYDGDWLSVGVGMGYGPSYDGSDDYVAFPIPVVQGSLGGIGISPRGGGLALDFLADPKKGVGFDFGPAVQLRSNRASKIEDKVVRSLGKLDRAVEIGPSMGITVAQVFHEYDTLTFSTDIGWDVAGAHKGMVVSPALTYFTPLSRGAAVSLTASAEWGDRKFADYYYSISPAQSAVSGLAPFSAGKGFTKAGLTAIGGIDLDGNLLNGGFAIVVGGGYSRMLGDAKDTPLTSVRGSPNQWFGAIGIGYTF
- a CDS encoding tetratricopeptide repeat protein; protein product: MKKMLVVISVVILSAYSTSLSHGSEPRETQSLRTSETGATPIDIVQTPSDATLKGMSAYNKGDFQTAYQHLRQAAEAGDPEGLVNLGYLYARGHGVDADQMEALRLYRLSAKAGSSEGMNAIGYKYLHSTGVAKDLDQAKFWFCQAIARGNPRAMNNIAFMLVTGELPMDELEARSLWMQAAELGHANAMINLGFSFLNGRDRDPQKAREWLIRAAEAGNSRAQDFLRARGYVGTLPPPIDVGDMMKSEPKRAVGQTKMCR
- a CDS encoding TIGR00730 family Rossman fold protein, which gives rise to MRKLAVFCGSASPPDPRYCDLARNVGAELARAGIGVVYGGGRLGLMGALADGALEAGGEVIGVIPEAMVSREVANRNCTELRVVANMHARKAQFTELSDGFLTLPGGVGTMDELWEAISWAQLGYHTKPVGLLNSFGFYDGLLAFTRHMVDTGFIRPAHARILIAEHELDMLIERMEAYEPHQPIFQMKASDL
- a CDS encoding universal stress protein translates to MKSIIIHIGLDPEVETRYQAAVDVVQAFQGHLTCVQTATPVDAYMPVDPFGGAAFMADSYERAKQAEEETRVRLEERLRTEGISWDWHCHAGAPARLLANHSWLSDLIVVSAPPANWAARLGTPPVAADVAVNAHAPVLVMPEGQIGFDVDGPAVVAWNGSPESCQAVRAALPLLQRASAVTLVAVEESNRYDFPPLQAATFLSRHGVASEVVEVGTRGRSIAETLRDAAQDRKAACLVMGAYGHSRWQESLLGGVTRDMLIGTPLPLLLAH
- a CDS encoding phytoene desaturase yields the protein MNTALGNTGPGNTGPGNTAPGNTAKRACVVGAGFGGLALAIRLQAAGIATTLVEARDKPGGHAYCWQQDGFTFDAGPTMITDPASLEALWALTGHHMADDVELLPVSPFYRLNWPDGTNFDYTNDEAALQREIARIAPADLPGYIEFQDYCTRVYREAYQRAAHSPFVEPGSMLQATPALIRLQAWRSVYSMVSSYVRSDKLRQALSFQTLMIGGNPMTASALNTLLLTLEKSGGLWWARGGTQRLVAAMARQFERLGGTMRLHDPVVRIATLGNRVTGVHTRSGWTAPFDAVASNADILHSYHDLLGDTLRGQAYARTLARKRFAPSAFVVHFGIEGSWPGIPHHSMLFGPRYKGLLDDIFDHGVLPQDLMIYLHHPTVTDPSMAPPGKSTFQARIPVAHMGKLTVDWDAIGPLLEQRILDEIGRRLIPDIHDRTVIRFHYSPRDFAYDLHAHLGSTGSLEPVLGQSGWRRPHNRDDAIGNFYLVGAGTHPGAGIPGVVAGAGVTAALMLEDLSA